atcaCCCACCCATGTAACGGACAGAACTGACATCGAGAGACATGCACGAAGGTGTTTCTGGAGTGCTAAATATTTACACGGACTCATCGAGATATGACACATTTGCAAATTCTTCGACGCGTGCGATCAGCTTCTTTGCTTAAACAACGATGTCTGGAAAACCCGGCGGAGAACGATACGTAAACGCGCCCGTCATGGAGAACGGGCCTCCCCATAGAGGCGAGCCCTCTATGGCCGTCGAAAGCAAGCAAGCTGCGCGGTGAAGAACGATTTGCAATGAACTCGGGACTTGACGAAGAGACGCGGTTGGAACTGTGAAACCGGCACGATCTCGGTGAATGAATGAACATGAGTAATGAATGAACGGACGGTATCGTTTGATTGGCGAGTGAATTGACGTTATGGAAGCGCGTCAGGGTTGTTCTGcgaagcgaaacaaaggggAGAAGAGTCGTTTACTTGGCCTACCATGCTGTTCACAATACGCTTCAAAAATGGTGCATGTAGGACACGGATAGAGAAGCAGATATAGCGAGACGGTAGTCGCGTATTCGAAGACGTTTCTCTTTCCTTCGACTTTCCTGGTCCCGCGGTCACGATCGACAACGTTCCACGGGACCAGGAAAGCTTCAGACCTCGGGCTCCCTCGCTTCTCTTCCTCGTACCCTGAGGAACATCGTCCACGTCGAGGAACAGTGCTCGAAGTCACAGTCTTTTGGCGAAGATTCGCGGTACCTTATCTTCGAGGACTGTTCTGTCGCAGCTTGAAAATACGTCGAGGGTCATCGTCGACTGGTTGCTCCGTACAGCTGAAGAGGTTGGCGAAGAGAAGCGAGAGATCGAAACGAATGTCGTCGAGATAAGGCGGGAACTCCGCGGAGACACTGACCTGCCGAGGCTTGACCGGCGGCGGAGGACGAGTGGAGGGCGCGAGGGCTGCGGTTATTGTAGTTGGGGGCTGTTGATGAAGTGAGTGTTGCTGCTGCCAGGGCAGCCCTGTGCGTCCCAATGTTCCCTGCAGTTGATGGTGTACCTGTTGTTGCACCTGTTGCTGCAGCTGCGGCGGCTGCGGCTGCTGCTGCGGCTGCAGCTGATGCTGACTGTTGCTGTGCTCGACTGCTGGCATAACTCGAGGAAGCGCTGAAGCGACTGAAGAAATCTTCCGAACTGTCTGTGAAATGAGTGACTGATTATTCGGCTCCTATTCTTCAGGTCTGGGTGTTTCATCCGGGCCAGTCGGCGATCTCGACGATAGCTACGGGGATGATCGGACAGGGTCTAGAAACGGTGTTAGGAATGACGACATTACCTGACTTAACTGGCCAGATCTCCAGCAGGTACTTCAGCACGGCGATCGGCTGCTGGAAGTCCAGCGGAGGTCTGGTCTCTTCGGAGTGCAGCATCAGGACTGGCCCGAAGCACACTGCCAGGCTGGCCGGCGACATCTTGTTGCACTGCGACACTACCATTGCCAAGTGGTCCAGCAGGTAAATCAGTGTACACTGGAATCGAGGAGGATCGTTGTTAACTGGAGTGTTTAATCGGTGAGCATGTTCGGAGGGCTAATTGCTCACCCTGTTCACTTTCGGCAGACAGTCCAGGATACTAAACATCAGCTTAGCGTTGCCCTGTGGATCGTCGGGCAGACAGACGGCCAGTGCGTCGACCATCATCTGGTAGAGGCACTTCGTGAAGAGTGGTTCTGGAAGTTCTCGTAGATAGTCCTTCAGCACACCTGGAAGATTCGGGTCCGGTGTTGAATACTGTCTCTCGGAGGCTAGTCTCAACTATTAGTCGCTAGGGTACCTGTGATGACGTTGATGTCGGGTACGTTGTCGGGTGACAGATTCACCGACCGGGCATTCCTCTCGAACGCTTCCCTCAGTATCCTCTTCTTCGTCGCCGACCCACACAGTCTGTACAAACCTGTTGCCAACGAATCATACAGTTACCGTCTACGTTCAACCCTCTACCAACGGCTGTTGAAAACAAAAGATAACTGACACTGACCAATGATGTCAAGGCCCCGTCTCTCGACCTCCTCCACGCAGCGCCAGACGATTATGGGAACGTTTGGCACACCCATCGCCAGGGCAGTGGACACTCCCCCGGGAACTCCGCCAGTTTTGGTCTCCCGACTCACCTGGAGACATTGGACTTTGAAGAATCTTGAAGACCCTCGTAGAACGTTGAAGCAAACAACCCCAAGTCCTTGGACTTACCACAGTGTCAAGATCAACTCCGAAGAGGGGAGCCACTCTGGTGGCCAACGATATAACTGGGAGTCCCCTCCTCCTGAAGGTCTGTTGGGCGTCGGTGTACCGCAGCTTCAGGTAGATAGTGCCGCGTGGTTCAACTTTAACAGCCAGCTGGTGCACCGGCGACTCCTTGAGGAGGGTGGCCAGGTGCACCGAGCCCTTGTAGCAGAGCTTGTGCCTGTACTGGGGGTCCCAGGAGTACACTAGCAGGTCCAACTGCCGGTTACCAACGAGATCCAGCTCGAAGGTCTCGTCCCAGTCGAACATCAGGTCGCCAGTCCGCACCACTGTCCTCGCCTTGTGCACCCTGTCGCACTCCAGCACGCAGTACAGGTCTCTCAATCCACAGCTGGCTGTTCGACGAAACAACACAAACGTTCGACAGGTCATTTAAAGACCTAAGCCACCGAAGCTAGGCTTCTGGTCGACTCAAGGAGGACCTTGTGCCCTATGCCTTCGCACAGTGGGGTACAGCGATGCCCACAGTGGTCCGTCTACTCTGCTGACATTCGAGAGTAAGGGAAAGAGGATCTACTGTAGGCCTTCCGAAGAAGCGAAGCAATCCTTTTCTCGAGCTAAGGCTGTCAGTGCAACGGAGATGCCGACTAAGGGATGTGCAGACTCCCGAACGTACCTAGGTTAGGCTGACCTGATGGCGTGGAGGGCGTGGTGGCCGCCGACGATGACGTTGTCGACCTGAGGCCCCGTCCGGCGAGCAGATGGACCCAGAGCAGTCCGCTGACCCCACCAGCCAGGTCGCCGCCGCTGGCTTCCCCTAGGGAACTCAAGAGGGAACTGGTCGAGCTTGGAGTCCCTACAGTGGGAGGCTTCTCTATCTTATACTTGAGGAACTCTGGGGACAACATCGACACTTTAACGCAAGACCAAAGACGTTAATGACTAGGACAGCGAAGTCTGCCCACCTGCAGGGTTAATATCTAACAGTCTTTGATCCTGAGTTCTAGTAGGCGTGGGGGTGGGTATACTTCTCGTTGACTCCAGGTCCAGCGGGTTCCTGATCCTCCTGATGGAGGTGGCTCTCTGCGCCGTGGAGCTCGACAGAGACGGTTTCTGGTTCGTCAGCGACGTGCGCGCGCTGGATGCAACCGAGGCCGGTCTTGGGTTCGTCGCCCCTCGGTGACACGTGGAGCTTATGGCTGTCGATGCTCTAAGGTTCGCCAGGTTCACCTGTTGCGCGGAGGCGGACCTCGTCGACAGTCGGTCCAGGGTGCTCGACAGTGGTCTGTATGCACCGTAGCTGCCATACTCGCCCTGCGAGGTAGAAGAGGTGCTGTAGCACCTTTAATCCTAAACTTCATCCTCCTACCTCAGGTCATACCTGATTCGCAGCTGCGTGGATGTTCTCTGCGCTGTAGGTGTAGCGGGGTGGCCTAGTCGTGGTCGCCCTGATCTGTTCGTACAGTGCACTCGTGCTGGGTGTTCGACTCAACCATGCTCTGTACTCGTCCGATGTGAACACACTAGGTGATGACGGTATCCTCCCTGCGGCACAGCCACGTGTCTCTTATAGTCTTCGTTGGGCCGGTTTACAAATCGGTCTGTGAATCGATACGATACCTCTGTCACGTCGAATGGAAGGCAATTCGGGTGCCGACAGTGCCCCGTCGCTGTCCTCCTGGTCTATTAACCCTGATGCTACCGTGCTAAGGCCGGACCTAAGGCCGGGCTGCTGAGGCAACGTTCTGCTGCTGCGAGGCAAGGAGTTGGATCTCAAACCTGGACACACAGAGAAACGATCTTGTCACTATTAGTGCCCGGTCGGTCAGACGCAACAGGGGTCCAGCTACTAACCCGAGGAACTCTGACCAATCTGCGACCTGGACAGCGTCGCGAGGTGCGAGACAGCGCTGCTCTGCGAAGGATTGTTCATGTTGTGCCTGTAGTAATAGTACGCCGATTTGGGCGAGCTGGAACACGTCGCCTCCGTGTCGGACGCGTAGTCCAATGGCGGCCGGTGCCTCCTTGTCAAGGTGCCGAACTGACCCTGTCTCTGGGTGCTGGTTGTGTCCGCTTGGGTGCCGTACCTCGTCGTGTATCTCAATCCCGATGTTCCTGCAAGGTAGCCGGCTTCAAATAGCATTAAGGATCTACTAGTTCAGAAGATGACAGAGGTTTACGGAGACCCTAGGTGTCTTGGAACCAAATTGCATACTGGAGACGTTCTCGAATGTTTGATAGACTCGGGGACAAGATAGAGACTCGAACCTTTATTAATACCAATTTGATGTTCAACTTGGTCCAAGGACACGTTGGTTTTCTAACGATGTTGCGCTTCAATGATCTTGCTTACCTGATTTCAAGCTGGATCTAAGTAAAGTGTGTCTAGCCGGAGTAGTTATGCTGGTGTAGTCGACCCGTGGCAGATGCTGGTCCGATCCACTTCTGGGCATGATCCTCCCGCTGGCGGTGTGCTGACTGTAACCATAGTGCGACGACTGCGTTTGCCCCGACAATCTGCTGCCCACCGACTGCATGCCTGCCCCCGTTGACATTCGGCGACCGCCGTTCGAGGGCATTACCGGCCCCGTGTAAAATGAGTGTACCTAAACGCGTGTCCTCATTAGGTATCGCTTGATTCGTTCGCGAACGTCATTCTTTCGTTCGGTTCTTCCATCACAGCGACCCCGAGCAAGATTTCAAACGACAGCGTAATCCGTGATCGAAGAAGCCATCAAACGAGGTACTGAATCACGGTTAATGGATCTCGTCGGACTGTTCTCATGAATTCTGACGGGGTACGATCAATGATCCAGAGATCCATCCGTCGTGAGACTATGACAATCACGGATCGTCCTGGGCAGAGAATACTCGGAAAGAAAGAAATCGAAAGAACGAACGCATAGCAAAGCTGACGAGGCAACATAAAGAGGATCCACATTACCAGTAGGGACATACAGAGGCGAGATCAACTCCACGTGGACGACGACAATCATTCGCCACTTTGTTTCAACTGTACATCGCGTTAGGACGGATACTTTTGTCGATTCGACTGTGAAAACTTTAAGTTTAAACCTCATACGACCTTGGGAAATTATGCGTCGAAGGTTCTACGATAGTCGCCCATTTTACAATTTACGAATACCTCTTGGAATGTCACTAGCAGTGCCAACGATGCACATAAATGAGCGAACGTTTAGCCTGTGAGGAACGTATGAGGATCAAAGATTAGGCGCGTTCCACGGTGGGCGAATGCTTGTCCGTCCAGGTCGGGCACGGTGCAGAATATTGCGCTCATACACAAGTCTAGATATCAAGAAAGAGTTGGTGGTTTCTTTACCTTTGTGAAATCCTGGTTAATATCAATGTAGCATTCATTCATAGAACCAATTAGTCATGTGAAACACGTCGTCGAAACACGATTGAAATCGCGAGCCGTCCACTCCCAAAGCCATTTGAACATTGCTAATTGCTTGCCACTCGTCGTTCTAACAAATACACGGATTCTACTTCCACGGTTCACGGCCACCGCCAAATGGTTTGGACATTCGGACAGCACGCGTCACAGCGATCTCTATCAAGAGTGTCTCGAGACATTGCCACGAATTCACCATTTTCTGATTAATCGCGATTGCAATCGAAGACAGAGAAAGGCAAACAAGTGTCAACTTGGTGCAAACAGGTATGTGAAAGGGTGCTCGATCCACATCGTCTAGAACATCTATGTGTGATCTACTTCCGACAGCAGGTGGGGACTCGATACCCTAAGCCGTCGGTCCTAAAGTCGGACCATCGTCGGACCGTGTCGTCCGTGCGTAATTCATTCACCAATCCAGGATTCGTCCCGATTCTACCTGGGACCGAGATCCCGACCTGCCTCAGAATTTCGGATAAAGATCGAATCGTTCCTCAAAACTTACTTTTTCCGCCAGGCTCTCCAACGTTTTCGGATATCCACGCTCGTAGGGCTGGAAGTGCTGCGTTGCCGATGGTTTCGGCTGATGCGTGAtcaccggcggcggcggcggttggTAGGACCAGTGTCCTTCCGGTCTGGAGTTGTAGTAGAGATCGCCGTTGCTGGATCCCAAGTCCTGACTAGATCCTAGACCCGTCAATCCCAATTTCGACCTAGACGGCAGCATCTCGCGACCGTCGCCGCGCCTGCGATTGCTGTCTCTGTAACCGCGGGACCAGTTAACAGGTGTCCCTGGACCGAAGTCCAAGTCCCGGAGCTTGAAGTCCAAATTGCGGGAACGCGGGCTGGCGTACCTGATGTGGTTACTCGTTGCATGATCGCTCTCGTCCTCGTTCAGTTCCCTCTTGATGACGACAACCGGCGGCGCCTTGTGCTCCGTTTGGCGACTGTGCGAAACTGGCTGATGCTGGCCGTGTCTCGTGGCCAGAACTAGCCTCCTGGGTATCGACATTATGATCACCACGTCGTCCAGGCTCATGTGCGTCACGTCGACCAGGTTCACCGCCAGGATCTCGTCCCCTACCTGAAGCGGAAAGCGTGGGTCGGGACCAGTCCAAGGAAGTTCGAAGCAACTTCGCGACCTAGCTGGACCACGTATCAATGGTCCTAACTCGATAGCGTCCCCGTTAACACGAGGCTTCGCTAGGACCTTGCGCCGCTGCCCCCGTTTCCCGAGGATTCTACGAAGGCTACAGATTTCTAACAAAGTTTAGACGCATCCCGATACCAAAGGACTCCGGTCCACGCATGTTCCCCCTCCCCCACGGGACGATCTAAACAAAGCCTCCAGCAGCCGACACCGTTCGCCTAACTTGACCTAATGGCCTAGGCCCCCGATGGGAGCGGAGTTTTAATAAATTCCGAGGCCGAATTGGCTCGGATGCGAGACCGGGCCGCAGCGGCAATTAGGCGTTCTAACTCGATGCGGCCGGGACACAAAGATAAAGAAGTCTCACCTTCAAACAGCCGCTGTTATAGACGGCGGTCTCCAGGGCTATCCTCGAGATAAAGACACCGTCGTTCCTGTCGACGCCGTTTCCCTCCCGTATATAGAGCCCGAGCGTCTGCCCTGGCCTTTTGATTATCTCGACAAAGTGGATGGGCTGCTTCGGGTCCTGCAACCAATGTCGCCCCGGTGACATCCCCGGCAAATATTCCGCGGAATTAAACGGCGAACAAGAAAACCGCCGCATTGTCCGCCGGGTAATTAGACCGGCTGGCCAGGGGGTGCGGGGAACAACGGCCGCGCATAATTCCGCGCGACAAAGGTCACGAAAATGGCCCCGGGATTGCTTTTGCCCTCCGCCCGCGATTTGATCGCTCTCGATGCACCCGACGTCGTCCAAAATAAAACGTGAAACTGTCACGTGCTCCCGGAACGGACATTGTACACTATTTCAAAGGATTCATGAGGAACGGAGACGTTGATCGTAGCCCTTTTGTTTTAGCGGAAGATGCTGCTCCGATAAGTCGGCACTCAGCATATTGCTGCAGCAGAGTGTGATATACCGGTTACTGGACTTGTTACACGCTTTATGGTAAGTTGTTCTTTAGGAGGTGGACATCTTGACCAGGCTAGGGGCTCGATAATATATCAGGTTATACGCGACAAGTTATGGCGTTTTGTTGGCAACTTAGCCTGGACCTAGCTAGGGTAACTTCTCTcacattgtccctcagcttggaaacgaaaatggacaacttgatCAGGATTATGTCAGCAGGGTTATAAATTTGTCATAAACCTTGTGTCGGGTTAACGAAAAACTTAAGTTCTGTGGAATCGAATAATGAgacaatgtacagtaatgtctctctaattaacgctcagattgttcacaaaaatggacgattagtcgagccttgcagttcgtttttatagtttcgaattgtcaacaactagaaGAACGAGCTGCcgggctcgagtaatcgtatctcctcttctcaaattgtccatttttgtggacaatccgagcgtcaattagagcgtcagttagggagacattaccgtacaggTTACTGTCTCAAGCGAAGGGAACAGCTTCGACGGTTACCCACCTGCATGGCAATGAACTTTTTCGCCGCTTCGGATGCCTTCCTGCCCATTTGTCGCGGCTCGATGACCCTGACGACCATCTCACCCCTCCGGTCGACGGCCTCGAGGGCCGCTGCTGTCGCGGCGTCATGATCGTTCTCGACGGTCTCGATTTGCTTGAAGATCTCTGAGCTGATCCCGCTCACCTGCAACGACAGGCCCTTCTACTTCAACGGGTGCAACGGGAACGGGTGTTAACTGGGGAAGGACACCGTGAAACCGATCCAGCTTGCCCGTAGAAACGACTGAAAAGTCTTGCTCTCAAAGACGAAGATTAATTATCCGTAGCTGGAACAGTTTCACGAGTCGAGACGATCCGACGTTCCTAACTCTATTCTTCTTTCTAGCTTGTTGCTAATTGGATGGATCGATTGGCTATCTGGTCTATCcacggacagagcagataaataCAATCGAAGTTCCCTCGCGAATCGATTAAGACGTCTGGCGAACTTTCTAATTGCTAAATATTTCTCCGTGCGGGAAAATCAACCGCTTTGTACGCGACACAACTCGGATCGTTTCTCGAATCGTTGGCGGATCCGTCGAGGATAAAATGTTACGGGGTACCTTCCTGAAGTCTCCTTGGATGACCATGGGGGGTGGTTCCTTGGGGCGCAACTGGTTGGCAGGTGCCTGCCTCCCAGGACTTGCGCTTATGTCTGTCACTTCTCCCCGGCCCTCCTGCAACGAAATTAACGGCACTGATTAGCGCGACATTCTCTGCACTGGTCTAGCAGGTAATTGGTCCATTAGTCGGCGGCCCGAGGGTCTTTATGTTGACCTTTACGCCGACCCCTCCGGCAACATCTAATTTTCGTTTATGCGTCGTTATGCACACGTGGCCGAACACCGAAATCCCGTAGCGCTTTGTTTAAAACGCGCGACTTGTTGATTCGTGCCGAGGGGTCCGTTCTGACCCGGAGCGTCCCGTCCAGCGGTCAATCGAGCGGAACGAGAGCGTTAGAGCATCGAAGAAGCGGGTCGAACGACAACGATAACGATCGCTCTACGGCGAAACTATTTCGCGTGTGTTGCATCACCGAATGTTTGCTCGGACGCGCTAGAGCCTCTAAACGAGCCAGCGGATTTAAAAGCCTCGGAGGTCCGGTTCTTTGCGGCGGTCGCGCGCGATATTCAATCGGCGGACTGATTAAAGGCTCGTCAAAATTGCAGGCGCTTTTAGCGCGTCCGGCCCCCATGAAATTGAGAGCAGCAGGGGATGCACACGCGTCCCGGGCTCCAACGCGAAAATAGGCTAGCCGGATACTCTTTTGTCGGTCAACGGCGGCACACGAGGGCAGATCCTAATCGGCTGTCCACGCGGGGCTAAATAATTCGCCGAATCCCGAATccacttttctctctctctctagctctcctccctctctccccctctGAACTACAATTAAAGAACAGTGGCTGCTTTGTGCGACGGTACGGCATAACTGATGGCTCCATTCCTGGAATTACTGTGTTGTCCCGATATCGTCGGAGACAATGGACGCTAAGCTACTCGGTCCCCTTTCAGCCGATGGTAGCGAACAGTCCGGCACACGTGAATGCCGGGAATACAAGTACCAGCGAAGAAAACCGATTTAACGGAGGCGCGACCAGGCTTCAACAATACTTGGGACAATGGATTCCCATGGAACTAGGACGTGGTCCTTAAAATCCGCGAGTGCAGTTCGGTTGATGTTCAGCAATTGATCGCGCGAAGGAACTTGTTTAGCCATCTATCAGAGCCGCTGCGCCACGAGACAATGGGCCCCCGGCTCTATGCACCGAGGCTTTCGCGAATTTTACTCGGGGAATAATATTTTTCCAATGAAACAGGACACTGTCCTCGAAATCCACTTCCCCACAATGGAGCATGTTTACAGATACGTCGAATATCAGGCGCGTGCATCGAATCGTCCGGATTTCCCATGCGTTTGCATGGCGATGCCTAATGGACGCAACTCGGGAACCACATTTCTCCGCGGTTGGACATGTTTACTGATAAGTTAGGACTGCCGTCTGTAGGGGATTATCGTCTTCGGAGGCCCATGTGTTCAGAACTTGGGGGAAACATTTTTCCAAAGATTTTTTCCAGGACTTGGTCTCTTGACATCTGTACGATATCTAGCGGATTCGACTTTGGTACATCTTGCTAAGACATGCTCTGTGACAACTTGGACCATACGTTCGAAACTTATGGGTATCGTTTATCCAACACACCGGGATATGACATACTCCAAATCTATTGGACGACTAGGCTTATCAACCTCTCTGACAGCTAAATCCTGGCTAGCCTAGCGCGTCAACATCTTCACGTGTGTTCACAAGGAGGTCTAAGGAGCGCAAGTGTTAAAGCAACAATTTCTTCACAATAAGACAAGTTCACTGGATAAGTTAGGCTCTACGATGGACCAACGTTCTCGCCCCATGTGTTCACGAGGAGGCAAAATGATCAGAGCTTCGAAACAGCGTATTTCGAATCTATCCGGAGGGTTGGTGAAACCGACTAAATCAATTTATCACCGACTGCGAAGCAGTCTCTGACCTCTACCACGTCGCCTAACCACACCGGGGTTCAATGGATCGACGCGAGCGTAGCCGGGTGCGCGCACCAGGTCGGCAACGTCGGTACACGCTGTGGAACGCACCCCGTGGAGGCATGTGAAGAGCACGAGCCACGCGGCGGAGCCGCACATCCGGTCGCAGAGCGACAACAGGGACATCCAGACTTGCGCGGCCGATTTGCAGCCCCTTTTGTTCGAGCCTTCGTCCGTGGTCCCAGGACCAAGCTCCTCGGGCTTCACGGAGCCGTCAGCGCCCCTGTCCCTGGCCGGTTCCGGCGTCCAGACGTCCCGGTGCTCCTCCTTCCACCGGGCCTCGGTGTCCTCAGTCCACCCTGCGATGGTCTTGGTAGCGCGTTTCGTGGCGGTCCGCGTATCCATGCGTTCCGTCACGGTCCGAGGAACTCTCGAGGGTGcgtagacgacgacgacgacgacccgaTCTGTCCACCCTTGTTGCGCCTGCACCCTCTCGGCCCGTCCTTGCTACCTAGCACGCCGGTCCCTCGCAGCCCACGGACACCCTTAAGGGCCCCGGCTAGTTTTCCACGGTCGTGGACACCACGCGACTCGAGGACTGGTCCACGCGACAGAGTACGCGGATTACCTTACGGGAGAAGAAGCAGCCCGAGCCACCCCTTTGTCGCACATCCTACCTACCCCATGCTGGCTAATATGGCGGGAAGGAGCGCTCAGGAGCGTACGAGGCCGCGCCTGCGCCCCCCTGGCCGGCTACGATGCCGGGAAAGGGAGTGTGGGTGAGTATCGACCCGACGTGACGTCACCGTGACCCCCCGCCGCCCCCAGGCCGCCGCTCGCGTACTCTGTCGCTCGCGAGGATTCTCGGTTACGCTGCCGGCTCCTACACCCCGCGTCGCTCTTCCTCCTGTCCCTCACCCTTCCTCGCCACTGCCAGTCTTCTTTTCCGCTCCGCCGCCACGGCAGTCCGGATCGAAGAATTTAGTGACATTTTACGAAAGATCATCCTTTTTGGGCCCTACGAGATCACTCGCCGGAACAGGCTCTGCGCATCCTGCATGATGCAGATCCCTGGTATGGTATACGGGAAAGAACGCGACTTCTCGTTTAATGGAAACTGTGATTTCGTTAATTGACCGGTCCTCCAGGAAGTCCTTTGGTCCACCGTGCCCTACGACAATGCGACGGGGCTATCGTCCCTTCGATAACCCAGATCGCCTAACGCGCCGGCTTTTTCCTGAACGAAAAGCGAAAGGCAGTCTGCAACATCGCCGCCGGTCCGGCCAATCTGATCCGAGTCTCTTTAACCAGGATTCTCGGAGGATTATCAATACTCGTTCCCCTCCCCCCGGCCTCCGCCGCCGGCCGTACGATCGTTGAGTAGAGAGACCGTTCCCAGAGACCCCTCTCTTCGTTTCCCACGATTTACGAGGAGTACCGGTCCTCTTTCGTCCCGACACCAGGTGGTCCCCCGTATTTTGTATCTTTTTCCAGCGCGGATCCTACCCATCGATCCCCTTTCCCTTTCCCTTCTTCTCcttctgctgctgctgctgcccacccgccctcctcctcctcctcct
This genomic stretch from Megalopta genalis isolate 19385.01 chromosome 5, iyMegGena1_principal, whole genome shotgun sequence harbors:
- the RhoGAP100F gene encoding rho GTPase activating protein at 100F isoform X4, coding for MDTRTATKRATKTIAGWTEDTEARWKEEHRDVWTPEPARDRGADGSVKPEELGPGTTDEGSNKRGCKSAAQVWMSLLSLCDRMCGSAAWLVLFTCLHGEGRGEVTDISASPGRQAPANQLRPKEPPPMVIQGDFRKKGLSLQVSGISSEIFKQIETVENDHDAATAAALEAVDRRGEMVVRVIEPRQMGRKASEAAKKFIAMQDPKQPIHFVEIIKRPGQTLGLYIREGNGVDRNDGVFISRIALETAVYNSGCLKVGDEILAVNLVDVTHMSLDDVVIIMSIPRRLVLATRHGQHQPVSHSRQTEHKAPPVVVIKRELNEDESDHATSNHIRDSNRRRGDGREMLPSRSKLGLTGLGSSQDLGSSNGDLYYNSRPEGHWSYQPPPPPVITHQPKPSATQHFQPYERGYPKTLESLAEKDFTKVHSFYTGPVMPSNGGRRMSTGAGMQSVGSRLSGQTQSSHYGYSQHTASGRIMPRSGSDQHLPRVDYTSITTPARHTLLRSSLKSGTSGLRYTTRYGTQADTTSTQRQGQFGTLTRRHRPPLDYASDTEATCSSSPKSAYYYYRHNMNNPSQSSAVSHLATLSRSQIGQSSSGLRSNSLPRSSRTLPQQPGLRSGLSTVASGLIDQEDSDGALSAPELPSIRRDRGRIPSSPSVFTSDEYRAWLSRTPSTSALYEQIRATTTRPPRYTYSAENIHAAANQGEYGSYGAYRPLSSTLDRLSTRSASAQQVNLANLRASTAISSTCHRGATNPRPASVASSARTSLTNQKPSLSSSTAQRATSIRRIRNPLDLESTRSIPTPTPTRTQDQRLLDINPAEFLKYKIEKPPTVGTPSSTSSLLSSLGEASGGDLAGGVSGLLWVHLLAGRGLRSTTSSSAATTPSTPSGQPNLASCGLRDLYCVLECDRVHKARTVVRTGDLMFDWDETFELDLVGNRQLDLLVYSWDPQYRHKLCYKGSVHLATLLKESPVHQLAVKVEPRGTIYLKLRYTDAQQTFRRRGLPVISLATRVAPLFGVDLDTVVSRETKTGGVPGGVSTALAMGVPNVPIIVWRCVEEVERRGLDIIGQCLYRLCGSATKKRILREAFERNARSVNLSPDNVPDINVITGVLKDYLRELPEPLFTKCLYQMMVDALAVCLPDDPQGNAKLMFSILDCLPKVNRCTLIYLLDHLAMVVSQCNKMSPASLAVCFGPVLMLHSEETRPPLDFQQPIAVLKYLLEIWPVKSVRKISSVASALPRVMPAVEHSNSQHQLQPQQQPQPPQLQQQVQQQVHHQLQGTLGRTGLPWQQQHSLHQQPPTTITAALAPSTRPPPPVKPRQVIVSSPGSPSSEESEESPEPINKSLLGGLGLEKTANGVAGDAAGPGTEQITPTSSVDTEEGNTPHPEEGERDVEGDAEASDDDRHCDSD
- the RhoGAP100F gene encoding rho GTPase activating protein at 100F isoform X1; this translates as MDTRTATKRATKTIAGWTEDTEARWKEEHRDVWTPEPARDRGADGSVKPEELGPGTTDEGSNKRGCKSAAQVWMSLLSLCDRMCGSAAWLVLFTCLHGEGRGEVTDISASPGRQAPANQLRPKEPPPMVIQGDFRKKGLSLQVSGISSEIFKQIETVENDHDAATAAALEAVDRRGEMVVRVIEPRQMGRKASEAAKKFIAMQDPKQPIHFVEIIKRPGQTLGLYIREGNGVDRNDGVFISRIALETAVYNSGCLKVGDEILAVNLVDVTHMSLDDVVIIMSIPRRLVLATRHGQHQPVSHSRQTEHKAPPVVVIKRELNEDESDHATSNHIRDSNRRRGDGREMLPSRSKLGLTGLGSSQDLGSSNGDLYYNSRPEGHWSYQPPPPPVITHQPKPSATQHFQPYERGYPKTLESLAEKDFTKVHSFYTGPVMPSNGGRRMSTGAGMQSVGSRLSGQTQSSHYGYSQHTASGRIMPRSGSDQHLPRVDYTSITTPARHTLLRSSLKSAGYLAGTSGLRYTTRYGTQADTTSTQRQGQFGTLTRRHRPPLDYASDTEATCSSSPKSAYYYYRHNMNNPSQSSAVSHLATLSRSQIGQSSSGLRSNSLPRSSRTLPQQPGLRSGLSTVASGLIDQEDSDGALSAPELPSIRRDRGRIPSSPSVFTSDEYRAWLSRTPSTSALYEQIRATTTRPPRYTYSAENIHAAANQGEYGSYGAYRPLSSTLDRLSTRSASAQQVNLANLRASTAISSTCHRGATNPRPASVASSARTSLTNQKPSLSSSTAQRATSIRRIRNPLDLESTRSIPTPTPTRTQDQRLLDINPAEFLKYKIEKPPTVGTPSSTSSLLSSLGEASGGDLAGGVSGLLWVHLLAGRGLRSTTSSSAATTPSTPSGQPNLASCGLRDLYCVLECDRVHKARTVVRTGDLMFDWDETFELDLVGNRQLDLLVYSWDPQYRHKLCYKGSVHLATLLKESPVHQLAVKVEPRGTIYLKLRYTDAQQTFRRRGLPVISLATRVAPLFGVDLDTVVSRETKTGGVPGGVSTALAMGVPNVPIIVWRCVEEVERRGLDIIGQCLYRLCGSATKKRILREAFERNARSVNLSPDNVPDINVITGVLKDYLRELPEPLFTKCLYQMMVDALAVCLPDDPQGNAKLMFSILDCLPKVNRCTLIYLLDHLAMVVSQCNKMSPASLAVCFGPVLMLHSEETRPPLDFQQPIAVLKYLLEIWPVKSVRKISSVASALPRVMPAVEHSNSQHQLQPQQQPQPPQLQQQVQQQVHHQLQGTLGRTGLPWQQQHSLHQQPPTTITAALAPSTRPPPPVKPRQVIVSSPGSPSSEESEESPEPINKSLLGGLGLEKTANGVAGDAAGPGTEQITPTSSVDTEEGNTPHPEEGERDVEGDAEASDDDRHCDSD